From Rudanella lutea DSM 19387, a single genomic window includes:
- the ccoN gene encoding cytochrome-c oxidase, cbb3-type subunit I produces the protein MNVSQQPPTIISADRTQLGRGQSPDVEHFSYDNAIVRNFAIATIIWGIVGMLVGVLVATQLFAPAANLGNQYTTFGRIRPLHTNAVIFAFVGNAIFMGVYYSLQRLCKARMFSDLLSRIHFWGWQAIIVAAAITLPLGLTTSKEYAELEWPIDIAITLMWVAFGVNMFGTIIKRRERHLYVAIWFYIATFITVAVLHLVNSMEMPVSLFKSYSLYAGVQDALVQWWYGHNAVAFFLTTPYLGMMYYFLPKMANRPVYSYKLSILHFWALIFIYIWAGPHHLLYSSLPDWAQSLGVVFSIMLIAPSWGGMINGLLTLRGAWDKVREDAILKFMVVGLTAYGMATFEGPMLSLKNVNAIAHFTDWVVSHVHVGALGWNGFLSFAILYWLIPRMYHTPLHSKKLMNVHFWIGTLGILFYAVPMYISGFTQGMMWKEFTPDGVLKYPSFLETTLQILPMHKMRALGGGLYLIGAIVMAYNLFKTMAAGSLTANEPAEAPALAKAYTPTGTDTYWHRWFERKPMPLLVGSLVMILIGSLVELVPTFMVKSNVPTIASVQPYTPLEVQGRDLYIREGCVNCHSQLVRPFRSETERYGDYSKAGEFVYDHPFLWGSKRTGPDLHREGGKYPDSWHYHHMREPESMSPGSVMPAYPWLLTQQLDVSTTSAKMRGLSKVGVPYDDTAIAHANADLNKQAQEISDRLAKEGIKVQSDREIVALIAYLQRLGTDIKKLETASN, from the coding sequence ATGAATGTTTCGCAGCAACCCCCTACGATCATCTCAGCCGACCGAACCCAGCTTGGGCGAGGTCAATCTCCCGACGTGGAGCATTTCAGCTACGACAACGCCATTGTCCGCAATTTCGCCATTGCCACCATTATCTGGGGTATTGTCGGAATGCTCGTGGGGGTGCTCGTAGCGACGCAGTTGTTTGCACCAGCGGCCAACCTCGGCAATCAGTACACCACCTTCGGGCGGATTCGGCCGCTGCACACCAACGCGGTCATTTTTGCCTTTGTGGGCAACGCCATTTTTATGGGCGTGTACTATTCACTTCAGCGGTTGTGCAAGGCCCGGATGTTTTCGGACCTGCTGAGCCGGATTCACTTCTGGGGCTGGCAGGCCATTATTGTGGCGGCCGCCATCACCCTGCCGCTCGGCCTGACTACCTCGAAAGAATACGCCGAACTCGAATGGCCCATCGACATAGCCATTACGCTCATGTGGGTGGCTTTCGGGGTCAATATGTTCGGTACCATCATCAAACGCCGGGAGCGTCACCTGTACGTAGCCATCTGGTTCTACATCGCTACGTTTATCACGGTGGCCGTGTTGCACCTGGTGAACTCGATGGAGATGCCCGTGAGCCTGTTCAAAAGCTACTCGCTTTACGCCGGTGTGCAGGATGCGCTCGTGCAGTGGTGGTATGGTCACAACGCGGTAGCGTTCTTCCTGACTACCCCGTACCTGGGCATGATGTACTACTTCCTGCCCAAAATGGCCAACCGCCCGGTGTATTCGTACAAACTGTCGATTCTGCACTTCTGGGCCCTTATTTTCATCTACATCTGGGCCGGGCCGCACCACCTGCTGTATAGCTCACTGCCCGACTGGGCGCAGTCGCTCGGTGTGGTGTTCTCGATTATGCTCATCGCGCCATCGTGGGGGGGTATGATCAACGGTCTGCTCACGCTGCGGGGTGCCTGGGACAAAGTGCGGGAAGATGCCATCCTGAAATTCATGGTGGTGGGTCTGACGGCCTACGGTATGGCCACGTTTGAAGGCCCGATGCTGTCGCTCAAAAACGTGAACGCCATTGCGCACTTCACTGACTGGGTGGTGTCGCACGTACACGTAGGCGCCCTGGGCTGGAACGGCTTCCTGTCGTTTGCCATTCTGTACTGGCTCATTCCACGCATGTACCACACCCCGCTGCACTCGAAAAAACTGATGAATGTGCACTTCTGGATTGGTACGCTGGGTATTCTGTTCTACGCCGTGCCGATGTACATCTCAGGCTTCACGCAGGGTATGATGTGGAAAGAGTTTACGCCCGATGGCGTGCTCAAATACCCAAGCTTCCTCGAAACCACGCTTCAGATTCTGCCCATGCACAAAATGCGGGCCCTGGGTGGCGGTTTGTACCTGATCGGGGCTATCGTGATGGCGTACAACCTCTTCAAAACGATGGCTGCCGGCTCGCTGACGGCCAACGAACCCGCCGAAGCCCCCGCTTTGGCCAAAGCGTACACCCCAACGGGTACCGATACCTACTGGCACCGTTGGTTTGAGCGTAAGCCTATGCCGCTGCTGGTTGGCTCACTCGTGATGATCCTGATTGGCTCACTCGTCGAACTCGTGCCCACCTTCATGGTGAAGTCCAATGTGCCCACCATCGCGTCGGTACAGCCGTACACACCCCTTGAGGTGCAGGGCCGCGACCTGTACATCCGCGAGGGGTGCGTGAACTGCCACAGTCAGCTGGTGCGGCCATTCCGGTCAGAAACCGAACGCTACGGCGACTACTCGAAAGCAGGTGAGTTTGTGTACGATCACCCCTTCCTGTGGGGCTCGAAACGCACCGGACCCGACCTGCACCGCGAAGGAGGCAAGTACCCCGACTCGTGGCACTACCACCACATGCGTGAGCCCGAGTCTATGTCGCCCGGATCGGTTATGCCCGCTTACCCGTGGCTGTTGACCCAGCAGCTCGACGTATCGACCACCTCGGCCAAGATGCGCGGCCTGAGCAAAGTAGGGGTGCCGTACGATGATACCGCCATCGCCCACGCCAACGCCGACCTGAACAAGCAGGCGCAGGAAATCAGCGACCGTCTGGCCAAAGAAGGCATCAAGGTGCAGTCGGATCGGGAGATCGTTGCCCTGATTGCATACCTGCAACGGTTAGGTACTGACATTAAGAAACTCGAAACCGCCAGCAATTAA
- the ccoS gene encoding cbb3-type cytochrome oxidase assembly protein CcoS, whose product MHIIFFMIGVSLMMALGFLGAFFWSMRNGQHDDLYTPSMRILLDDTDSASTTDVPNN is encoded by the coding sequence ATGCACATTATCTTCTTTATGATCGGAGTCAGCCTGATGATGGCCCTGGGGTTTCTGGGCGCCTTTTTCTGGTCGATGCGCAACGGTCAGCACGACGACCTCTACACCCCCTCGATGCGTATTCTGCTCGATGATACCGACTCAGCTTCTACGACCGACGTACCCAATAACTAG
- a CDS encoding acyl-CoA desaturase has protein sequence MLVIILFFLGHWYLSIFTQTFFLHRYAAHGMFTMSPRWEKFFYILTFIGQGSSFLSPRAYGIMHRLHHAHADTEYDPHSPSYSKGIFDMMWKTRLFYNDIVNNRDHIPAKFKKGVPNWVFMEWLGDRWPVRLAWGTLYTLVYIAFAPSPWFFLLLPIHFLMGPIHGAIINWYAHRYGYANFELEDTAKNLLPFDFLMMGESYHNNHHKFGGRANFGGFRWHEFDPTYPIIRLMNAIGIIRLKANNDLKYM, from the coding sequence ATGCTTGTTATTATCCTCTTCTTTCTGGGTCACTGGTACCTCTCCATTTTTACGCAAACCTTCTTTTTGCATCGCTACGCGGCCCACGGTATGTTTACGATGAGTCCGCGCTGGGAGAAATTCTTTTATATTCTAACGTTTATCGGGCAGGGTTCGTCGTTTCTGAGCCCCCGCGCGTATGGAATCATGCACCGCCTGCACCATGCCCATGCCGATACCGAGTATGACCCGCACTCACCCTCGTACTCGAAAGGTATTTTTGATATGATGTGGAAAACGCGCCTGTTCTATAACGACATCGTCAACAACCGCGACCATATTCCGGCCAAGTTTAAGAAAGGAGTTCCCAACTGGGTATTTATGGAGTGGCTCGGCGACCGGTGGCCCGTGCGGCTGGCCTGGGGCACGCTCTACACACTGGTGTACATTGCCTTTGCGCCCTCGCCCTGGTTCTTTCTTTTGCTGCCGATTCACTTCCTGATGGGGCCGATCCACGGGGCTATCATCAACTGGTACGCACACCGCTACGGATACGCCAATTTTGAGTTGGAAGACACCGCCAAAAATCTGCTGCCGTTCGATTTTCTGATGATGGGCGAATCGTACCATAACAACCACCACAAATTTGGAGGCCGGGCCAATTTTGGCGGCTTCCGCTGGCACGAGTTCGACCCGACCTACCCGATTATCCGGCTCATGAACGCCATCGGAATCATCCGGCTCAAGGCGAATAATGATTTGAAATACATGTAG
- a CDS encoding heavy metal translocating P-type ATPase: protein MVTTATSCDHCGNPCPEQPITSGEKNFCCDGCRTVYTILSEHQLCQYYDLNNRPGIQQARPQAIARFAFLDLPEVQQQLVEFQNETQTTVTFYVPTIHCSSCLWLLEHLYRINPAIRQTRVDFLKKQVHLTFSHPDLSLREVVELLSSLGYEPLISLNDVVKDAQKPTYRPLLYRLAVAGFCAGNIMLFSFPEYLGLEDSTFKQWFGIINLILATPVVFFSGSGYFQSVWQSLRRGIINIDFPILLGILVAYFRGTYEVFALNGAGYYDSVTGLIFFLLCGKWFQQRTYDFLSFERDYKSYFPLAVMRLEADREVPVPVGNLRKGDHIRIRHGELIPADGMLYRGSGLIDYSFVTGESEPERREPGTLLFAGGRQTGEAIDLEVVRETSQSYLTQLWNNDTFRKAETKSETPSPTGRFTTFADYVGKYFTISVLTIALLTGLYWYAYRGDAGTAVNAFTAILIVACPCVLSLSYPVALGHGLRLLGKRKFYLRNADVIEQMAACDTVILDKTGTLTTTTPASVREEFAAELTTYEQSMVKSLVRQSAHPLSRRLNTHFDNVHTLPTESFTEVAGQGILALVDGWMVKLGRREFVGDEGAGQPVNTGDSVVHLSIEGHYRGCFRFPGQYRPGIESMLAELGKTHTLHLLSGDHASALRSSTGLQLSRWFRKDRMVFECSPQQKLDVVRQLQAKGHRVLMVGDGLNDAGALKQADVGIAVTDDTVQFTPASDGILEAGALRELPQFLSYSRFGMRLIRFSFMISLLYNFVGLSYALTGNLSPVVAAILMPLSSTTMVLIATIGMRVNKQLVKE from the coding sequence ATGGTTACTACTGCCACCTCCTGCGATCACTGCGGCAACCCCTGTCCCGAACAGCCCATCACGTCTGGCGAAAAAAACTTTTGCTGCGACGGATGCCGCACGGTCTATACTATTCTGAGTGAACACCAGCTTTGCCAATACTACGACCTCAACAATCGGCCGGGTATTCAGCAGGCGCGGCCGCAGGCAATTGCCCGATTTGCGTTTCTGGACCTGCCCGAAGTACAGCAGCAACTGGTGGAGTTTCAGAATGAGACGCAAACCACGGTCACGTTTTACGTACCCACTATTCACTGTAGCTCGTGCCTGTGGTTGCTGGAGCACCTGTACCGCATCAATCCGGCTATTCGGCAAACCCGCGTCGATTTTCTTAAAAAGCAGGTACACCTGACGTTTTCGCACCCCGACCTGTCGTTACGCGAGGTAGTTGAGCTGCTCAGTTCGCTCGGCTACGAGCCGCTTATCAGCCTCAACGATGTGGTCAAAGATGCGCAGAAACCCACGTACCGCCCCTTGCTGTACCGCCTGGCCGTGGCCGGTTTTTGTGCGGGCAACATCATGTTGTTCAGCTTCCCCGAATACCTCGGCCTCGAAGACTCCACGTTTAAGCAGTGGTTTGGTATTATCAACCTGATTCTGGCGACGCCCGTGGTATTTTTTTCGGGCTCGGGCTATTTCCAGTCCGTTTGGCAAAGCCTGCGCCGGGGTATCATCAACATCGACTTTCCGATTTTGCTCGGTATTCTGGTGGCTTACTTCCGGGGTACCTACGAGGTGTTTGCCCTCAACGGTGCGGGGTATTACGACTCCGTTACGGGTCTGATTTTCTTTTTGTTATGCGGTAAATGGTTCCAGCAACGCACCTACGACTTTCTGTCGTTTGAGCGCGACTACAAGTCCTATTTTCCGTTGGCCGTCATGCGGCTCGAAGCCGACCGCGAAGTGCCGGTGCCGGTGGGTAATCTCCGCAAAGGCGACCACATCCGGATTCGGCACGGGGAACTGATTCCGGCCGATGGGATGCTCTACCGGGGCTCGGGCCTGATCGACTACTCGTTTGTCACGGGTGAGTCGGAACCCGAACGCCGGGAGCCGGGCACGCTGTTGTTTGCCGGTGGTCGGCAAACGGGCGAAGCCATCGACCTCGAAGTGGTGCGCGAAACCTCGCAGAGCTACCTGACCCAGCTCTGGAACAACGACACCTTCCGAAAAGCCGAAACAAAGAGCGAAACCCCCAGCCCTACCGGACGGTTTACCACCTTTGCCGATTACGTAGGTAAGTATTTCACCATTTCGGTGCTGACGATTGCCCTGCTTACGGGGCTGTACTGGTACGCGTATCGGGGCGATGCGGGCACGGCCGTCAATGCCTTCACGGCTATTCTGATTGTTGCCTGCCCCTGCGTGCTGTCGCTTTCGTATCCGGTAGCACTCGGTCACGGCCTGCGGCTGCTGGGTAAGCGGAAGTTCTACCTCCGCAACGCCGACGTGATCGAGCAAATGGCCGCCTGTGATACCGTTATTCTGGACAAAACCGGCACCCTGACCACCACAACCCCGGCCAGTGTGCGCGAAGAGTTTGCGGCCGAATTGACCACTTATGAGCAGTCGATGGTGAAATCGCTCGTTCGGCAGTCGGCACACCCGCTGAGCCGGCGGCTCAACACGCATTTTGACAACGTGCACACGCTGCCTACCGAAAGCTTTACGGAAGTGGCCGGGCAGGGGATTCTGGCCCTGGTAGATGGATGGATGGTGAAACTCGGTCGGCGGGAGTTTGTCGGCGACGAAGGGGCGGGGCAGCCGGTCAACACGGGCGATTCAGTCGTACACCTGAGCATCGAAGGACACTACCGGGGCTGTTTTCGGTTCCCCGGTCAGTACCGGCCGGGTATCGAGTCGATGTTAGCCGAATTGGGCAAAACCCATACGCTACACCTGCTCTCGGGCGACCATGCCTCGGCCCTGCGCAGCTCAACCGGGCTTCAATTGAGCCGTTGGTTCCGCAAAGACCGGATGGTGTTTGAATGCAGTCCGCAACAAAAGCTCGACGTGGTGCGGCAGCTTCAGGCCAAAGGCCACCGGGTATTGATGGTTGGTGATGGCCTCAACGATGCGGGGGCTCTCAAACAGGCCGATGTGGGGATTGCCGTCACCGACGATACAGTGCAGTTTACCCCCGCGAGCGACGGTATTCTGGAAGCAGGTGCCCTGCGCGAGTTGCCCCAGTTCCTGAGCTATAGCCGCTTCGGGATGCGGCTCATCCGGTTCAGCTTCATGATTTCGCTCCTCTACAACTTTGTGGGCCTTAGCTACGCCCTCACCGGCAATCTCTCGCCGGTGGTTGCCGCCATCCTGATGCCCCTCAGCTCAACCACCATGGTCCTCATCGCAACCATCGGGATGCGGGTGAATAAACAATTGGTGAAAGAGTGA
- a CDS encoding alpha/beta hydrolase: MAQEHHLTVSRTARYYTLGGEAPEQVTDLWFVLHGYGQLARYFIRRFDVLDLDHTLVVAPEGLSRLYLDAEYGKIGASWITREDRDHEIADYTVYLNTLYDTVLAQYNLTDKPLRVTFFGFSQGAATACRWLANRLGAGRGGAVVRLVLWAGFFPNGLADVIDPAALAPLETLYIYGRADEYIVQMPDPEAYIARLQADLPTLQVVPFDGKHVVEREVIKRLFGRGLPGAAE; the protein is encoded by the coding sequence ATGGCGCAGGAACACCATCTGACCGTCAGCCGAACGGCCCGGTACTACACTCTGGGTGGCGAGGCCCCCGAGCAGGTCACCGACCTCTGGTTTGTGCTGCACGGCTACGGCCAACTGGCCCGCTACTTTATCCGGCGGTTCGATGTGCTCGACCTCGACCATACCCTCGTGGTGGCACCTGAGGGGCTGTCGCGGTTGTACCTTGATGCTGAATACGGCAAAATCGGGGCTTCGTGGATTACCCGTGAAGACCGAGACCACGAAATTGCCGACTATACGGTGTACCTGAACACCCTGTACGATACCGTGCTGGCTCAGTACAACCTGACCGATAAACCCCTGCGCGTCACCTTCTTCGGTTTTTCGCAGGGAGCCGCAACGGCCTGTCGGTGGCTGGCCAACCGGCTGGGCGCGGGTAGGGGCGGAGCCGTGGTGCGGCTGGTGCTTTGGGCGGGTTTCTTCCCCAACGGGCTGGCCGATGTGATTGACCCGGCGGCCCTGGCTCCCCTCGAAACGCTGTACATCTACGGCCGGGCCGACGAATACATTGTGCAGATGCCTGACCCCGAAGCCTACATAGCCCGGCTGCAAGCCGATTTGCCCACCTTGCAGGTAGTGCCTTTTGACGGTAAGCATGTGGTTGAACGCGAGGTGATTAAGCGGTTGTTCGGGCGTGGGCTGCCGGGTGCTGCCGAATAG
- a CDS encoding DUF4442 domain-containing protein codes for MAKRPQFLETHRRESFKTWRFRTIMNWYPMYFGTGGKILFWSGDWREVHLRLRRNVWTYNFVGTIFGGSMFAASDPFYMLMILQVLGSRYVVWDKAASIRFRKPGRTTLYMRYELTDDVLARIREEVAQKGQTEYPFTLQWVDKAGVVHAEIERICYIADKAHYEKRKGERQSSRFQNS; via the coding sequence ATGGCTAAGCGACCTCAATTTTTAGAAACCCACCGGCGCGAATCGTTTAAAACCTGGCGGTTTCGGACGATTATGAACTGGTACCCGATGTATTTCGGAACGGGTGGCAAAATCCTATTCTGGTCGGGCGATTGGCGGGAGGTGCACTTGCGGCTCCGGCGCAACGTGTGGACCTACAATTTTGTCGGGACCATATTTGGTGGGAGTATGTTTGCCGCGTCGGACCCGTTTTACATGCTCATGATCTTGCAGGTACTGGGTAGTCGGTATGTGGTTTGGGACAAAGCGGCCAGTATCCGGTTTCGGAAACCCGGCCGAACAACGCTCTACATGCGCTACGAACTGACCGACGATGTGCTGGCCCGGATACGGGAGGAGGTAGCCCAAAAGGGGCAGACCGAATACCCGTTTACCCTGCAATGGGTAGACAAGGCGGGTGTTGTCCACGCCGAAATCGAACGGATATGCTACATTGCCGATAAAGCCCATTACGAAAAACGCAAAGGCGAACGGCAGTCGTCGCGCTTTCAAAACAGCTAA
- a CDS encoding YheT family hydrolase — MPYVTHDRVKPPVYLWNGHLQTIWPSMARRIDGVTYQRERIDTPDHDFLLLDWSRRGNRRLGIVAHGLEGDAHRPYLKGMVKALNGAGWDALGWNFRSCAGEQNRLRTSYHIGKSDDLDLIVRRVVASGEYDEVALLGFSAGGNITLKYAGEQGADIPTIIKRVVTFSVPLDLDAVANHFKRLSNRIYDKRFLKTLIAKVREKATQHDIDLSYITRIKTMRDFDEYYSGPIHGFKDADDYYAHNASMYFLDKITVPTLILNAQNDPFLPQECYNPALVANAPAVTLEIPRHGGHCGFSHHSLNRCWAEERAVAFLDSGV, encoded by the coding sequence ATGCCCTACGTTACGCATGACCGGGTGAAGCCTCCGGTTTACCTTTGGAATGGACATCTGCAAACCATCTGGCCAAGTATGGCCCGGCGGATCGACGGGGTTACGTACCAACGCGAGCGCATCGATACCCCCGACCACGATTTTCTGCTGCTCGATTGGTCGCGCCGGGGAAATCGACGGTTGGGAATTGTGGCTCATGGTCTTGAAGGCGACGCCCACCGCCCGTATCTCAAAGGTATGGTAAAGGCGCTGAATGGGGCCGGTTGGGACGCCCTCGGCTGGAATTTTCGGAGTTGCGCCGGGGAGCAGAATCGGCTGCGCACCTCGTACCATATCGGCAAGTCCGACGATCTGGACCTGATAGTCCGGCGGGTGGTAGCGAGTGGAGAGTATGATGAGGTGGCCTTGCTGGGGTTTAGTGCCGGGGGCAACATTACGCTTAAGTATGCCGGCGAGCAGGGGGCCGACATCCCGACTATCATCAAGCGGGTGGTCACGTTTTCGGTGCCGCTCGACCTCGATGCGGTGGCCAATCATTTCAAGCGGCTGAGTAATCGGATTTACGACAAGCGGTTTCTGAAAACGCTGATTGCCAAGGTGCGCGAGAAGGCAACGCAGCACGACATTGACCTGTCGTACATCACCCGTATCAAAACCATGCGCGATTTCGACGAGTATTACAGCGGCCCTATTCACGGGTTTAAGGATGCCGACGATTACTACGCGCACAATGCGTCAATGTACTTTCTGGACAAGATTACTGTGCCGACCCTGATCCTGAACGCCCAAAATGACCCGTTTCTGCCCCAGGAGTGCTACAACCCGGCGTTGGTGGCCAATGCCCCGGCCGTGACCCTCGAAATTCCCCGGCACGGCGGGCACTGTGGGTTTTCGCATCATTCGCTCAACCGATGCTGGGCCGAAGAACGGGCCGTGGCGTTTCTGGATTCGGGCGTGTAG
- a CDS encoding DinB family protein translates to MTGHLLANLWRINQASAQGPINKLTPENYQNRLTPETATAGFIALHAAEAIHNFAQIMFGRPVTIETRAVGGVSDTGQPIDLDELKQFVSDSFAMIAGQITALPDEQWTEEIQTPFGVSTRMGVLAFLMHHNSYHAGQIAQAAKKGSRF, encoded by the coding sequence ATGACCGGACACCTACTGGCAAACCTGTGGCGCATCAATCAGGCGAGTGCGCAGGGGCCTATCAACAAACTGACGCCCGAAAATTACCAGAATCGACTGACGCCCGAAACGGCTACGGCCGGGTTTATTGCTCTCCATGCGGCCGAGGCTATACACAACTTTGCCCAGATCATGTTCGGTAGGCCCGTGACCATCGAGACCCGGGCCGTGGGTGGGGTGTCTGATACCGGGCAGCCCATTGATCTGGATGAGCTGAAACAGTTTGTGTCGGATAGTTTCGCCATGATTGCCGGGCAGATTACCGCCCTTCCCGACGAGCAGTGGACAGAAGAGATTCAGACGCCTTTCGGGGTATCGACGCGCATGGGTGTGCTGGCGTTTCTGATGCACCACAATTCGTATCATGCCGGTCAGATTGCGCAGGCGGCCAAGAAAGGTAGCCGGTTTTAA
- a CDS encoding MarR family winged helix-turn-helix transcriptional regulator: METENYCVAGRLRMLARVVTMRYNDAFTGEGVTMAQAALLMRIFAQPGIRQVALSKALLIEKSAMSRDIQLLHRHGWLDANVRAGLHLTESGTLTAKRCHKIWKQLNASLREDLGPEAIDGLSVLSARLQQMSSPEP; the protein is encoded by the coding sequence GTGGAAACAGAAAACTACTGCGTTGCGGGTCGGTTGCGTATGTTGGCGCGGGTAGTGACGATGCGCTACAACGACGCGTTTACGGGGGAGGGGGTTACGATGGCGCAGGCTGCTTTGCTGATGCGAATTTTTGCCCAGCCCGGCATTCGGCAGGTGGCCCTTTCAAAAGCGTTGCTGATTGAGAAGTCGGCCATGAGCCGCGATATTCAGTTGCTGCACCGTCACGGCTGGCTCGATGCGAATGTGCGGGCGGGGCTGCACCTGACCGAGTCGGGGACCCTGACAGCCAAACGCTGTCATAAAATCTGGAAACAGTTGAACGCGTCGCTCCGGGAAGACCTTGGCCCCGAAGCCATTGATGGTCTGAGTGTGCTCTCGGCCCGGCTTCAGCAAATGAGCAGCCCGGAGCCCTGA